A window of Trichomycterus rosablanca isolate fTriRos1 chromosome 5, fTriRos1.hap1, whole genome shotgun sequence contains these coding sequences:
- the spef1 gene encoding sperm flagellar protein 1, whose amino-acid sequence MMNKELTEEELQDLYAWIDKIKLSRPKRNIARDFSDAVMAAELVKNYFPKLVELHNYTPAHSTQQKLSNWNTLNRKVLSKLNVNVPMDTVKKITLSTQGSIEPVLWTLREMLEDRKAGKHLDKTQDLEYYITSNEKTQTENYQNTGENSHKPTAPMKKIQKSNPLIKPGENVDPAFRLLLEEKEQALLSLQETVEILQIKVNRLEHLVHLKDLRIEDLTKHLERYKARTNVS is encoded by the exons ATGATGAATAAAGAATTAACAGAAGAGGAGCTGCAGGATTTGTACGCGTGGATTGACAAAATAAAACTTTCTAGACCTAAAAGAAATATAGCGCGAGACTTCAGTGACGCAG TTATGGCTGCTGAGCTGGTAAAAAACTACTTCCCCAAGCTGGTGGAGCTCCACAACTACACACCTGCACACTCCACTCAACAAAAATTGAGTAACTGGAACACACTAAACAG AAAGGTTTTATCCAAGCTAAATGTCAATGTACCAATGGACACAGTAAAGAAGATTACTCTAAGCACTCAAGGCAGCATTGAACCAGTTCTTTGGACCCTCAGGGAGATGTTGGAGGACAGAAAAGCAGGAAAACATTTGGACAAAACTCAG GATTTAGAATACTACATCACttcaaatgaaaaaacacaaacag AAAATTATCAAAATACTGGTGAGAACTCAcacaagccaacagcgcccatgAAAAAGATCCAGAAATCCAA CCCTCTGATAAAACCAGGTGAGAATGTAGACCCAGCTTTCCGTTTGCTATTGGAGGAGAAGGAGCAAGCTCTGCTGTCTTTACAAGAGACTGTGGAG ATCTTACAGATAAAAGTAAACAGACTGGAGCATCTTGTGCATCTGAAGGACCTGCGCATTGAGGACCTGACAAAGCACTTGGAGAGGTATAAAGCACGTACCAACGTGTCATGA
- the adam8a gene encoding disintegrin and metalloproteinase domain-containing protein 8a — protein sequence MRFTGLFLALCSYVSVWGFWGAVHAHLPHVLHYDVVRLQTVKGRIKRSDSPHQKYPDTAEYGLSINGRNHTIYLEKNRELLGKNYTLTYYTEDGNKETNHAAKMDHCYYQGHIRNVNDSSVSVGLCSGMRGFVRTENQVYLIEPLTKSLKGDHAIYKQEHLRTKRTAVRYINDTVYDLGPRLAGLHKSRNMAPLRVQRYVEMVLVVDNKEFQKYGSLKIVEKRMLEVANHVDKLYRSLNIRVMLVGLEVWNYRDQIVVSHQPNLTLDKFLKWRKTNLLPRKKHDNAQFVTGVNFEGSTVGLAPMNSMCSSSSGAVNEDHTSSPVGVASTIAHEMGHNLGMSHDDPSLYCVCPKSSDQSCIMEDSIGHVFPESFSSCSKAALEAFLQSYDTRCLLDVPNENEMYGGPVCGNGFVEKGEECDCGTLQECNNPCCNSTTCQLTEGSQCAHGECCHNCKVQQAGSLCRASAHDCDLEEYCTGMSAQCPKDDYKMNGLPCNYNQGYCYNGQCPTHKEHCNWLWGPGAYVDIDICFNSNDRSCKRPGFYKCFQQDMKCGKIYCTGGAQFPITKEYGTITYGNKECKFAVDNSGTQDIGLVPTGTKCGTNKVCYKSLCQDNSIYGNKNCSAKCNNRGVCNHEKQCHCDPGWAPPYCDVKLSDLPTRRNALIIGVATTIAISLLITLVIGATVCYRKQKSYTKKRFFKDINAYPGQCNPGFQPSSAKNSPRCGPPRISQPTFLESSTTQACRPLHSPITPSRPVPQPPKGAEQPWKEKAKLLITTSKPLPPSKPLPPLINKQINKPAPPPVPPVKPSGINNERNPPRVSAAPRVPLKPPPKYR from the exons ATGCGATTTACTGGATTATTTTTAGCACTATGTTCTTATGTTTCTGTTTGGG GCTTTTGGGGTGCTGTGCATGCCCATCTCCCACATGTGCTACACTACGATGTTGTTCGTCTGCAGACAGTAAAGGGAAGAATTAAAAGAAGCGACTCTCCCCACCAG AAATATCCTGACACTGCTGAATATGGCTTATCCATTAATGGAAGAAACCACACAATATATTTAGAAAAGAACAG GGAGCTTTTAGGAAAGAATTATACTCTTACGTATTATACAGAAGATGGAAATAAAGAGACTAATCATGCAGCCAAAATG GACCACTGTTACTATCAGGGGCATATTCGAAATGTAAACGACTCCTCAGTCAGTGTGGGCCTGTGCTCTGGAATGAG AGGTTTTGTGAGGACAGAAAATCAGGTCTATTTGATTGAGCCACTGACAAAATCTTTAAAGGGAGACCATGCAATTTATAAACAGGAGCACTTGAGGACTAAGAGGACAGCTGTTAGATACATCAATGACACTGTGTATGATCTTGGGCCAAGACTTGCTGGACTGCATAAAAGTAGAAACATG GCACCTTTGAGAGTGCAGAGATATGTGGagatggtgttggtggttgataATAAAGAG TTTCAAAAATATGGAAGCTTGAAGATTGTAGAAAAGAGAATGCTGGAAGTTGCTAATCATGTAGACAAG CTCTATCGTTCTCTAAACATCCGTGTCATGTTGGTGGGACTAGAGGTCTGGAATTACAGAGACCAGATTGTTGTTAGCCACCAGCCCAATCTCACTTTGGATAAATTTTTAAAGTGGCGTAAGACTAACCTCTTGCCTAGAAAGAAGCATGACAATGCTCAGTTTGTTAC TGGAGTGAATTTTGAGGGATCGACTGTGGGCTTGGCTCCCATGAATTCAATGTGCTCTTCTTCCTCTGGTGCAGTGAATGAg GACCATACCAGCAGTCCTGTCGGAGTGGCTTCCACTATTGCACATGAAATGGGCCATAACCTGGGCATGTCACATGATGATCCATCCTTATACTGTGTCTGTCCAAAGTCATCTGACCAGAGCTGCATCATGGAAGATAGCATTGG ACATGTATTTCCTGAATCATTTAGCAGTTGTAGTAAAGCTGCTTTAGAGGCATTTTTGCAAAGCTATGACACCAGATGCCTGCTAGATGTTCCAAACGAAAATGAGATGTATGGGGGACCAGTATGTGGCAACGGCTTTGTGGAAAAAGGCGAGGAGTGTGACTGTGGAACGCTGCAG GAATGTAACAACCCATGCTGTAATTCCACCACATGCCAGCTGACGGAAGGCTCACAGTGTGCACATGGGGAATGCTGTCACAACTGCAAG GTGCAGCAAGCAGGAAGTCTGTGTAGAGCCAGTGCTCATGACTGTGATCTGGAAGAATACTGTACTGGAATGTCAGCACAATGTCCAAAAGACGACTACAAGATGAATGGGCTTCCATGTAACTACAACCAGGGCTACTGCTATAATGGCCAGTGTCCAACACACAAGGAGCACTGCAATTGGCTGTGGGGACCAG GTGCTTATGTCGATATTGACATTTGCTTTAACAGCAATGACAGAAGTTGCAAAAGACCAGGATTTTACAAGTGTTTTCAACA GGACATGAAATGTGGAAAGATATACTGTACAGGTGGAGCTCAATTTCCAATCACTAAAGAATATGGTACAATAACCTATGGTAATAAAGAGTGCAAATTTGCTGTGGATAACTCTGGCACACAGGACATAGGGTTAGTACCAACAGGGACCAAATGTGGGACAAACAAG GTGTGTTACAAGAGCCTTTGCCAGGATAACAGCATCTATGGCAATAAGAACTGCTCTgctaaatgcaataatcgtGGG GTGTGTAACCATGAGAAGCAGTGCCACTGTGATCCAGGCTGGGCACCTCCCTACTGTGATGTAAAACTTTCTGATCTACCAACCC GAAGAAATGCATTGATCATAGGTGTGGCCACCACCATAGCCATCTCGCTGCTCATTACTCTGGTAATTGGAGCCACAGTGTGTTACAGGAAACAAAAGTCATACACAAAGAAAAG ATTCTTTAAGGATATTAACGCCTACCCAGGTCAGTGCAACCCTGGATTTCAGCCAAGCAGTGCAAAGAACAGCCCCAGATGTGGACCTCCTCGTATTAGCCAGCCTACTTTTCTGGAGTCATCAACAACACAAGCCTGCAGACCTTTACATTCCCCCATCACGCCCAGTAGACCAGTACCACAG CCTCCAAAAGGAGCAGAACAGCCCTGGAAGGAGAAG GCAAAACTTTTAATTACAACCTCCAAGCCACTGCCTCCATCAAAACCTTTACCTCCActtataaacaaacaa ATAAATAAACCAGCACCACCTCCAGTACCTCCTGTAAAACCATCAGGAATAAACAATGAACGGAATCCACCTCGG GTTTCTGCAGCACCAAGGGTTCCTCTGAAACCCCCTCCAAAGTACAGATGA
- the erlin1 gene encoding erlin-1 produces MTMAHVGAVIAAITVMMAILLHSSIHKIEEGHLAVYYRGGALLTTPNGPGYHIMLPFITTYRSVQTTLQTDEIKNVPCGTSGGVMIYFDRIEVVNMLVPSAVVDIVRNYTADYDKTLIFNKIHHELNQFCSVHTLQEVYIELFDIIDENLKTALQKDLNSMAPGLTIQAVRVTKPKIPEAIRRNYELMEAEKTRLLITAQTQKVVEKEAETERKKAIIEAQKVAQVSEIQFKQKIMEKETEKKISEIEDAAFIAREKAKADAEYYTAAKFAEANRLKLTPEYLELMKYQSIAANSKIYFGQDIPNMFVDNSASPSPKVADSSE; encoded by the exons ATGACAATGGCGCACGTAGGGGCAGTGATTGCTGCGATCACTGTGATGATGGCTATTTTGCTTCATTCCTCTATACACAAGATTGAAGAAGGTCATTTAGCAGTTTATTACAG AGGTGGAGCTTTACTTACCACACCAAATGGTCCAGGCTATCACATCATGCTGCCTTTTATCACCACCTACAGATCAGTGCAG ACGACCCTGCAAACTGATGAAATAAAAAACGTGCCTTGTGGAACAAG TGGGGGTGTCATGATCTATTTTGATAGAATCGAGGTGGTCAATATGCTGGTGCCATCAGCAG TGGTGGACATTGTCAGAAACTACACTGCAGATTATGACAAGACACTAATATTTAACAAAATTCACCATGAACTCAACCAGTTCTGCAGCGTCCACACACTACAGGAGGTCTATATTGAGCTGTTTG atATTATTGATGAGAACCTCAAGACTGCACTGCAAAAAGATCTCAATTCGATGGCTCCTGGTCTCACTATTCAG GCTGTTCGTGTCACCAAGCCTAAAATTCCTGAGGCAATCAGAAGAAACTATGAACTAAT GGAAGCAGAAAAGACCAGGCTGCTCATCACAGCTCAGACCCAGAAAGTGGTGGAGAAAGAGGCAGAGACTGAGAGAAAGAAAGCCATCATTG AGGCCCAAAAAGTGGCTCAAGTTTCTGAGATCCAGTTTAAGCAGAAAATCATGGAAAAGGAGACTGAGAAGAAGATATCTGAAATAGAAG ATGCTGCGTTCATTGCTAgagaaaaagctaaagcagATGCAGAGTACTACACAGCCGCAAAGTTTGCTGAAGCTAACCGG ttGAAGCTGACACCAGAGTATCTGGAGCTCATGAAATACCAGTCCATAGCTGCCAACAGCAAGATCTACTTTGGACAGGACATTCCCAACATGTTTGTAGACAACAGTGCCTCTCCTTCACCCAAAGTGGCTGACTCATCTGAGTAG